The Pseudoalteromonas translucida KMM 520 genome segment AAGTTAAAGAGCTAATCCCCGATGACGCACACTTACATAACTGGCTTGATATGGCGCGTGAACGCATTCAGTTTCAAGGCTTACCGGCGCGTATTTGCTGGGTAGGATTAAAAGACAGAGCCCGTCTTGCGCTCGCTTTTAACGACATGGTTAAAAATGGCGAGCTTAAAGCCCCAGTTGTTATTGGTCGCGACCACCTCGACTCTGGCTCGGTTGCTAGCCCTAACCGCGAAACAGAAAGTATGAAAGATGGCTCTGATGCGGTATCTGATTGGCCATTACTCAATGCACTCCTTAACACTGCCAGTGGTGCTACTTGGGTATCGCTACACCACGGCGGCGGTGTAGGTATGGGCTTTAGCCAACATGCCGGCGTAGTTATTGTGGCTGATGGCAGCGACGAAGCAAAACAGCGTATTGCCCGCGTATTGTGGAACGACCCCGCTACTGGGGTTATGCGCCACGCAGATGCAGGCTACGATATAGCAAAAAATTGTGCAAAAGAGCAAAACCTAGACTTACCAATGTTAAACGAGGAATGATCATGCTTGAACTTACTCTCACCCCCGGATCGCTTGATTTAAACGCGCTAAGAAAAATTAATAATTCACCAGTAAAATTAAGCCTTATAAAGCATGCCGAGTCACAAATAGCTGCCAGCGCACAAACAGTGCAAAACGTAATTAACGAGCACCGCACTGTATATGGTATTAATACCGGTTTTGGCTTATTAGCTAACACCAAAATTGCCGATAGCGAACTAGAGCTATTACAACGCTCTATTGTGCTTTCGCATGCGGCAGGTATTGGCGAGTATATGGATGACAGTACCGTACGCTTAATGATCATCTTAAAAATTAATTCACTGTCGCGTGGTTATTCTGGTATTCGTTTGCAGGTCATTGAATTTTTTATCCAGCTGCTTAATAGCCAAGTGTACCCTTGCGTGCCTAAAAAAGGCTCAGTGGGCGCATCGGGCGACTTAGCACCGCTTGCTCATATGTGCTTACCGTTACTAGCCGAAGGCCACATGCGCCACCAAGGGCAAATAATCAGTGCCGAACAAGGACTTAAAATTGCGGGGCTAAAACCACTTACCTTAGCCGCTAAAGAAGGCTTAGCCCTTTTAAACGGCACTCAAGCCTCTACTGCTTTTGCATTACAAGGGCTATTTAGAGCAGAAGATTTATACGCACAAAGCTGCGTAATTGGCGCTATGAGTATTGAAGCGGCCATGGGCAGCAGAGCACCATTTGATGCGCGCATTCATGAAATTCGAGGTCAACAAGGGCAAATAGATACAGCGGCCATATTTAGGGCCTTGCTAGGTCCACAATCACAAATTAGTGAATCTCACGTAAATTGCGAAAAAGTACAAGATCCCTACTCTTTACGCTGTCAGCCACAAGTGCTTGGTGCTTGCTTAACCCAAATTCGCCAGGCGGCAGAAGTTTTATTATGTGAGTCTAACGGCGTAACCGACAACCCGCTGGTATTTGCCGATGTGGGTGATATTATTTCTGGCGGTAACTTTCATGCCGAGCCGGTGGCAATGGCCGCCGATAACTTAGCTATTGCCATTGCTGAAATTGGCGCACTTGCGGAGCGCCGAATTGCTTTACTAATTGACTCTAGCCTATCTAAATTGCCACCTTTTTTAGTTGAAAATGGCGGCGTAAACTCAGGTTTTATGATCGCCCAAGTAACTGCCGCAGCGCTGGCATCTGAAAACAAATCACTTGCTCACCCAGCTTCTGTAGATAGTTTGCCTACCTCGGCGAATCAAGAAGATCATGTGTCTATGGCCACTTTTGCGGCAAGGCGCTTGAAGGAAATGGCCGACAACACCCAAGGCGTACTTGCTGTTGAATGGTTAGCGGCCGCGCAGGGGTTAGAGTTTAGAAAGCCGCTTACAGCAGCTGCTAAAGTAGAACGTGCGAAAAGCTTACTGCGCGAGCATGTAAGCTACTACGATAAAGACCGTTACTTTGCCCCCGATATTGAAGCAGCAAATGCGTTATTAAACGCAGGCACGTTATGCAACTTTATTGAGGGTAACTGCTTAGTCTCTTATTAAATTGCGTATTGGTAACTAAACCCTAATGCCTCAATGGCTGAGCCTAGCACTTTGCGCTCAGCCGTATCTGCCCCCGTAAAGCGTGGCATTTCGCCGCCATGTTGTTGGCATTTTTGCGCATAGTAATCGCGCTTACAAGGATGCGCCGGATTAACTACATTATAAATGCTCTGCCCTTGATGCCAATGCTCAAGCACCGCAAAAATAGCGTTAATCACGTCTTGCTGATGCACCATATTAACGACTTGCTCGGCAGAGGTATTTAGCTCTTTTCCTGCAATAAAGCGCCCAGGCTCTCTATTGGGCCCAACTAAACCAGCTAAGCGTAGCACTTTACCGTTTTGCTCTAGTACTTGCTCTTCAGCTTCATATAGTTTTATTTGTCGCTCGTTTGTACACGAAATATCGCTGCTTTCGCTATATACACCTGGCTCTTGATCGTACACTCCCGTTGATGAGCAAAGTAAAAAGCCTTTAGCATTCAATTTTTTTGCCAGCGTAAGTGCCGCCGTTAATGTTTGCGCATAATTACTTTCACTGTGGCGACTACGTGGAGGAATAGCGTACACCCAGTAGGCATTTTGTAAATCAATTTGATGCGTTAACTGGCCATTTTCTAGCAAAAACTGGCGTTCAAAATCATGTTCATGCACTGCTGAGCGGTGTGTACCCTGCACTTGCCAACCTGCTTGCTGTGCATTAACGCATAAAGCACTGCCTAGCCAACCCGCGCCTAGTACCACTAAGTTGTTACTCTGATGATTCAATTTATATGACCCCGTTTATTAAAAATAATGTAATTTTTAACTCATTTCATAGAGTTATAAAATTAAATATGCTTAGATATCTGTTACAAAAACAATAACAACATGTGCACTTATGCTAAATAATTTATCATTAAGAAAAAAAATATTATTATTGATTGGCGGAACAATTACTATTTTACTGCTCATTGCCTCTACTTTTTTTGTTAACCATATTGCCAAACTATCCAGAGTTAATATAGAGCGTG includes the following:
- the hutH gene encoding histidine ammonia-lyase, encoding MLELTLTPGSLDLNALRKINNSPVKLSLIKHAESQIAASAQTVQNVINEHRTVYGINTGFGLLANTKIADSELELLQRSIVLSHAAGIGEYMDDSTVRLMIILKINSLSRGYSGIRLQVIEFFIQLLNSQVYPCVPKKGSVGASGDLAPLAHMCLPLLAEGHMRHQGQIISAEQGLKIAGLKPLTLAAKEGLALLNGTQASTAFALQGLFRAEDLYAQSCVIGAMSIEAAMGSRAPFDARIHEIRGQQGQIDTAAIFRALLGPQSQISESHVNCEKVQDPYSLRCQPQVLGACLTQIRQAAEVLLCESNGVTDNPLVFADVGDIISGGNFHAEPVAMAADNLAIAIAEIGALAERRIALLIDSSLSKLPPFLVENGGVNSGFMIAQVTAAALASENKSLAHPASVDSLPTSANQEDHVSMATFAARRLKEMADNTQGVLAVEWLAAAQGLEFRKPLTAAAKVERAKSLLREHVSYYDKDRYFAPDIEAANALLNAGTLCNFIEGNCLVSY
- a CDS encoding NAD-dependent epimerase/dehydratase family protein translates to MNHQSNNLVVLGAGWLGSALCVNAQQAGWQVQGTHRSAVHEHDFERQFLLENGQLTHQIDLQNAYWVYAIPPRSRHSESNYAQTLTAALTLAKKLNAKGFLLCSSTGVYDQEPGVYSESSDISCTNERQIKLYEAEEQVLEQNGKVLRLAGLVGPNREPGRFIAGKELNTSAEQVVNMVHQQDVINAIFAVLEHWHQGQSIYNVVNPAHPCKRDYYAQKCQQHGGEMPRFTGADTAERKVLGSAIEALGFSYQYAI